From the genome of Triticum aestivum cultivar Chinese Spring chromosome 3B, IWGSC CS RefSeq v2.1, whole genome shotgun sequence, one region includes:
- the LOC123070140 gene encoding uncharacterized protein, producing the protein MSDSELSELHDSDPEPDLDQNQDAALSEQLFMRPCKFNGHHRLIFQHNPRILPTPPPLVALYNYLVLTESADTKYPQHPVEEEVWKLPLQRRLNELKVKLSTEDHLEAINMDTFKGHNINLVPIRTEGTESFETPKDGDDGTRLFFLICQKLRIKVHHGCLENPKDPENGEGQLTRFGLKCLSENIEEGNLALFFRKDHLSVVCKHHGTLFVLETNIYSWIKKKCSPMWGTLNLSDLEVVLFTYRFTPADMRLQRNAQEQSVVEFIGKWNQDEEARKNELDDTSLFDSESEGNKSHKPPGKKSGGKKSRQRKKRADKSDTSIQGSTDKKLNKSVGAEDSAQRPCDDTGENAARAKSSAARPDDEYDWIKKSAMLFFDKFKDLDDEMPDGNNDLPSYVRMVEALKAQPKGRRTNLVHINFPDIVGHDPTLALAILHDRNRLEKLLAEVFLDFRVKHNCGNKEQLKGKIKIRFHDMPPADSVQVLVAFLESNNINLAELHTFYDGKTATSTSFWGRRVGKGYVDDIIENHRNHRSWNGEFELSDMVIINGKFRILKSAEATATSDTMCKDFLKLIDLLFNRYELPNAEGKPTPPAYFDIFHQEVMTMMSLYDDPEPQKFRAFQRYLSHHPAFKAPWVRSALFGDVWRVIQALPRIIPGEYSKRDP; encoded by the exons ATGTCCGATTCAGAGCTGTCAGAATTACATGATTCAGATCCAGAGCCAGATTTAGATCAAAATCAAGATGCGGCATTGTCAGAGCAACTTTTCATGCGCCCGTGCAAATTCAACGGTCACCATAGGCTTATTTTTCAGCATAATCCGAGGATATTACCCACACCCCCTCCACTCGTGGCACTGTATAATTACCTTGTCCTAACAGAATCTGCGGACACAAAATATCCTCAACATCCAGTGGAGGAAGAGGTGTGGAAACTTCCACTTCAAAGAAGACTCAATGAGCTGAAGGTCAAGTTATCAACCGAGGATCACCTGGAAGCTATCAATATGGATACCTTTAAGGGTCACAACATCAATCTTGTACCAATCCGCACGGAAGG CACCGAGTCATTCGAGACACCGAAGGATGGTGATGATGGCACTAGGCTTTTTTTCCTCATCTGCCAGAAGCTTCGTATTAAAGTCCACCATGGGTGCCTTGAGAACCCAAAG GATCCTGAGAACGGCGAAGGTCAGCTCACGCGTTTTGGTTTGAAATGTTTGTCTGAAAACATTGAAGAGGGAAACCTTGCTCTATTCTTTAGGAAGGATCATCTTAGTGTAGTCTGCAAG CACCATGGGACATTATTTGTTTTAGAAACAAATATTTATAGTTGGATTAAGAAGAAATGTAGCCCAATGTGGGGAACACTAAATCTG AGTGATCTTGAAGTGGTCTTATTCACGTACCGGTTTACTCCTGCTGATATGCGCTTACAACGGAATGCACAG GAACAAAGTGTTGTAGAATTTATTGGCAAATGGAATCAAGATGAAGAGGCCAGGAAAAATGAGCTAGATGATACAAGTCTCTTTGATTCAGAATCAGAAGGAAACAAATCTCACAAGCCACCAGGAAAAAAGAGTGGTGGTAAGAAAAGTCGCCAGAGGAAGAAACGTGCAGATAAGTCAGATACAAGCATCCAAGGAAG CACGGATAAGAAACTGAACAAATCAGTTGGAGCTGAAGATAGTGCACAAAGACCCTGCGATGA CACTGGTGAGAATGCGGCTCGAGCTAAATCTAGTGCAGCAAGGCCTGATGATGAGTATGACTGGATAAAAAAGAGTGCTATGCTTTTTTTTGACAA GTTTAAGGATCTAGATGATGAAATGCCAGATGGAAATAATGATCTCCCATCATATGTCAGAATGGTAGAAGCATTGAAAGCTCAGCCAAAAGGGAGAAGAACAAACCTGGTTCATATAAATTTTCCAGATATCGTAGGTCATGACCCGACATTGGCACTTGCAATTTTGCACGATAGAAACAG GCTAGAGAAGCTGTTGGCAGAAGTATTCCTAGATTTTCGAGTAAAACATAATTGTGGAAATAAAGAACAGCTGAAGGGGAAGATCAAGATACGTTTTCATGATATGCCGCCTGCTGACAG CGTCCAAGTTTTAGTGGCTTTCCTTGAATCCAATAACATCAACCTCGCCGAGCTGCATACATTTTATGATGGGAAAACTGCTACCTCCACCTCATTCTGGGGAAGAAGGGTTGGGAAAggttatgttgatgatataatcgAGAATCACCGGAACCATAGATCTTGGAATGGAGAGTTCGAATTGTCAGATATGGTGATCATCAACGGGAAATTTCGGATTCTGAAATCTGCTGAGGCGACAGCGACCAGTGATACAATGTGTAAAGATTTTCTGAAGCTGATTGACCTTCTTTTCAACCGTTACGAACTTCCCAATGCTGAAGGGAAGCCAACACCTCCGGCGTATTTTGATATTTTCCATCAAGAAGTCATGACGATGATGTCTCTGTATGACGATCCAGAACCACAGAAGTTTAGGGCATTTCAGAGATATTTGTCCCATCATCCGGCCTTCAAAGCACCGTGGGTGCGATCAGCATTGTTCGGTGATGTGTGGAGAGTTATCCAAGCTCTTCCTAGGATCATCCCAGGCGAATATAGTAAAAGAGATCCTTAA